DNA from Microvirga ossetica:
TAACGCTCCGAACACCCGATCCGACGAACGGCGCGACAGAGGCCGGCGGCTTTGTGAATACGATCTCCTCCCGAACCACCACGCTCGGCATGTCCTCTTTGCGTCCGCACCTGTCGCTCGATCGGCTCGGGAGCGTGATCGCCGTTCTCATCGGCGTCGCGCTGTTCGCATCGCCCTTCGTCATCTATCGCGCCAACCGGATCGTGGCGGGCGAAGGACGCATGCTGACCGCGGCGCTGCCACCGGCAGGGGCGCTCGGCATCATCGCCGTCGGCGTCGGCGTCGCGCTCTGTGCGGCGCTGGTGCGCAACCCGCTGCCGCGCCTCGCAGCCGCCATCCTCGGCCTCGTCACGGTCTTTCCAGCGGTCGGATGGTCAGCCGGCTTCGTCACGCCGGCCGGCAACACTTTTGTGCGCGTTTCGCCCAGCCTCGGCTTCTGGCTCCTCGCTCTCGCCTTCGCACTGCTCGCCGCCGATGCGCTCACCCGCCTGCGCCTCGGCCCCTGGGCACGGCTCGCGGCCATTGCGGTGGCGGCGGGGGCCATCGCCCTTCTGCTGCTCTCCGGGGCCTGGAACGATCTGTCCCTGCTCAAGGAATACGCCAACCGCGCCGACAGCTTCTGGCAGGAGGCGCGCCAGCATCTGTGGCTGGCCTTCGGCTCGATGGCGGCGGCCTGCCTCGTCGGGCTGCCGCTCGGCATCCTCGCCCACCGCTTCCGGCGCTTGCGGACGGCGATCCTGCAGGTGCTCAACATCGTGCAGACGGTTCCAAGCATCGCGCTCTTCGGCATCCTCATCGCGCCGCTCGGCTATCTCGCCACGCATGTGCCTCTCGCTGCGGCCCTCGGCATCCGCGGCATCGGCGCGGCGCCCGCCTTCATCGCGCTTTTTCTCTATTCCCTGCTGCCGGTCGTCGCCAACACGGTCACCGGGCTGAACCAGGTGCCTGCCGCCGTCACCGATGCCGCGCGCGGCATGGGTTTGTCGGTGCGCCAGCGCCTGTGGCAGGTCGAGCTGCCGCTGGCGCTTCCGGTCATGCTGGCGGGCATCCGCATCGCCCTGGTGCAGAATATCGGGCTTGCCACGGTGGCGGCTTTGATCGGCGGCGGCGGCTTCGGCACCTTCGTCTTCCAGGGCATCGGCCAGACCGCCATCGACCTCGTGCTCCTGGGCGCCCTGCCCACGGTCGCGTTGTCCTTCGTCACGGCCATCGTGTTCGATGCGATCATCGATCTGACCCGGCGAGGTCCCAAGTGATCGAGATCGAGCATCTCACCAAGCGCTACGGCGAAACCATTGTCGTCGACGACGTGTCCTTCCGGGTCGAGGAGGGCACGATCGCGGTGGTCGTCGGCACGTCCGGCGCGGGCAAGTCGACCCTGCTGCGCATGATCAACCGCCTCGTGGAGCCGAGCGCGGGACGCGTGCTCATCGACGGCCGGGACACCCTCTCGATCCCGGAGGACGAGCTGCGCCACAGCATCGGCTATGTCATCCAGGGCTATGGGCTGTTTCCTCACCGCACGGTGTCCCAGAACATCGCGACCGTGCCGCGCCTCCTCGGCTGGGACCGGAAGAGGATCGCGGCCCGCGTCGAGGAGCTGCTCGATCTGTTCCAGCTCGATCCGGCGGAATTCGCAGGCAAGTTTCCGCATGAGCTGTCGGGCGGGCAGCAGCAGCGCGTCGGCGTGGCGCGGGCGCTCGCCGCAAAGCCCGCCCTGCTCCTGATGGATGAGCCGTTCGGCGCGCTCGATCCGGTGATCCGAGGCAAGGCGCAGGAGGATCTCCTGGCGATCCAACGCCGCCTCGGCGCCACCATCGTTCTCGTCACGCACGACATGAACGAGGCCTTCCATCTCGGCGGCCGCATCGCCGTCATGGATCAGGCGCGCCTTTTGCAATATGCGGCGCCCGCGGAGCTGCTCACCCATCCGGCGGCGCCCTTCGTGGAACAGCTCACGGGAACGGCGGAGCGGCCCTTCCGTCTTCTGTCGCTGATCAGGGTGCAGGAGGCCGTCGAGCCGGGCGGCGCGGAAGGCGATGCGCTTTCGCTGACGACCACCCTGCATGATGCGCTCGCGCGGCTGATCGGGCTCGGCAAGCAAGCGCTCCCGGTGATCGATGCATCCGGCAATGCCGTCGGACGGATCAGCGTCGAGGGCATCCTGGCTCGTGGGAGGCTTCCCGCATGAGCGCGCGAGGCTTGATCCTGCGCGCTGCGGCGCTGTTTCTTCTCGTCGCCTTCATCACGGCGCCGCAGCTCTTCGCCTTCGCCTTCCGGCCGCTGACGGTGAACAATGCGCCGGCGATCTACGACCATGGCAGCCTGCTGTCGCTCACCCTGTCGCATCTGCGCACGGTGTTTCTCGCGACGCTGGCCAGCACCGTGCTCGCAGTGGGGCTCGGCATCTTCGTCACGCGGCCCTCGGGCCAGGAATTCCTGCCGTTGTCGCGCAGCCTCGTGAATATCGGCCAGACCTTCCCGCCCGTGGCGGTGCTGGCGATCGCCGTGCCGCTCGTCGGCTTCGGCGAGAAGCCGACCTTCATCGCGCTCTTCCTCTACGGTCTCCTGCCGATCTTCGAGAACACGCTCGCCGGGCTCACCGAGGTGCCGCCGCAGGCGCTCGAAGCAGCAAAAGGCATGGGCATGAATGCGCGCCAGCGCCTGCTCCAGGTGGAACTGCCGCTCGCCCTGCCGGTTATCCTCACCGGCATCCGCCTCTCCGTCATCATCGGTCTCGGTACTGCCACCATCGGGTCCACGGTGGCGGCGAAGGGATTGGGCGAAGTCATCATCGCGGGCCTCCAGTCCAACAACGTCGCCTTCGTGCTGCAGGGCGGTTTGGTGGTTGCGCTGCTCGCGGTTCTGATCCACGACGGAATGGGAATGGGTGAACGGGCGGTTGCCAGACGGCTGGGCCGCCCTGCGGATGAGGTCGCATGACGCTGCTCGAACGATTGAAGATCGAAACCCGCCCTGCGCATGACAGGATCGAGGCCGCCATCGATCTCGACCGCCGTATCGCCTCGCGCAACGCCTACAGGGACCTGCTGATTCGCTTTTACGGCTTCCACAAGGCCTGGGAAAGTGACGCCGCGGAACTCGCGCATGATCAAACTTTCTTCCGCGCCCGCTGCAAGACTCAGCTCTTGGCCAAGGACCTCGCGGCCCTGGGGCTCGAGCCCGACGAGATCGAGGCCTTGCCGCAATGCCGTCCGCTCATGCCGCTGCGCGCGCCGGAAGCGGTTCTCGGCAGCATGTATGTGGTCGAGGGCTCGACGCTCGGCGGCACCATCATCGCGCACGAGGTGGAGCGCAGGCTCGGGCTGAATGCGGAAACCGGATGCGCCTATTTCCGCAGCTACGGCCGGGAAACCGCCGCCATGTGGAAGTCCTTCGGTGCGGTGCTTCTCGAGGCGTCGTCGCCGGAGGCGGACGATATCATCGTCGCCTCCGCACAGAAGACCTTCGACGTCATGCATCACTGGCTGTGCGTGGCCCCATGACGCAGCAGATTCCGCAAGACCTCGATCTCGATGCCTGCGCGCGGGAGCCGATCCATATCCCGGGCAGCATCCAGCCGCATGGGATGCTGCTCGCGATCAGGTTGTCCGATCGGACGATCGCCTATGCCAGCGCCAACATCACCGATACCTTCGGTCTCGATCCCGACGCCATCCTCCGTCAGCCCCTCGCCCAGATCCTGCCGGCGCTGAGCGCGGAATTCGAGGCGGACCTCGCGGATCCGCCGCAGGCCGGGAGCACCCGCACCCTGCGCACCGTGCGCGTCGGCACGAGCGAAGGCGTTCTGCCCTACGAGGCTGCGATCTCCCGCTCCGGCGAATGCGCGATCATCGAACTGGAAGCGCCGCCATCAGGCACGTTGTCCAGCATCGACATGCTCTATCCGACCCTGCGCCGGTTCGTGGATCAGCTGCAGGGCGCCTCCACCATCGACATTCTGTGCCGGCTCGCGGCGCAGGACATCCGCCGCATGACCGGCTTCGACCGCGTCCTGATCTATCGCTTCGACGAGCAGTGGAACGGCACCGTCATCGCGGAGGACCGCAACGAGGTCCTGCCGTCCTATCTCGACCTGCGCTTTCCCGCCTCCGACATTCCGGCCCAGGCGCGCGATCTCTACCGCCGCAACCGGCAGCGCATCATCCCCGATGCCAATTACACGCCGGTCCCGATCCAGTCGCGAAGCGCCGATCCTCTCGATCTGAGCGATTCCGTGCTGCGCAGCGTGTCGCCGGTCCATCTCGAATACATGCGCAACATGGGGACGCTCGCCTCCATGTCGATCTCGATCCTGCGCGACGGCGACCTGTGGGGCCTGATCTCCTGCCACAACAAGGAGCCGAAGCGGGTGTCGCTGCAGGTGCGCAATGCCTGCGACTTCCTCACCCAGATCTTCTCGCTCCAGCTCGAGGCGCGGGAGAACACGGCGCTCGCCGAGAACCGGGTGCGTCTCGGCACCGTCCAGACCCGGCTTCTCGCCCATATGGCGGCAGAGGATCATTTCATCGCCGGCCTCGTGAACCATCCCGAGGACCTGATGCTTCTCGCCGGCGCGCAAGGGGCAGCCGTCCTGACGCAGGATCGTTGCTGGCGCCTGGGGCTGACGCCGGGCGAGGAGCAGGTCAAGGCGCTGTTCCAATGGCTGTCCGAGCATCACCAGGAGGATGTGTTCGCAACCGACCGGCTGCCGCAGGTCTATCCCGCGGCGCAGGCCTTTGCCGACAAGGCGAGCGGCCTCGTGGCGATCTCGATCTCGAAGGCTCATGCGAGCTATGTGCTCTGGTTCCGGCCGGAGGTCGTCCAGACCGTGAAATGGAGCGGCAATCCGCAGAAGGCGGTGCAGGAGGAGGCAGGCAGCATCAGGCTTCATCCCCGGCGTTCCTTCGAGATCTGGAAGGAGACGGTGCGCGAGCGTTCGCTCCCCTGGGACACGAGCGAGATCGAGGCGGTCAAGGAATTGCGCAACGCCATCGTCGGCATCGTGCTGCGCCGGGCCGAGGAGCTGGCGGCGCTCTCCGAGGAGCTGCGCCGCTCCAACAAGGAACTCGAAGCCTTCTCCTATTCGGTGTCGCATGACCTGCGCGCGCCGTTCCGGCACATCGTCGGCTATTCCGAACTGCTGAAGAAGCAGGAAGGAGCCGAACTCTCGGAGAAGGGTAGGCGCTATGTCGACACGATCATCGACTCGGCCTACACGGCCGGCACCCTCGTGGATAATCTCCTGCGCTTCTCGCATATGGGCCGCACCGCCCTGAAGCCCCGGCCGGTCGACGTGACGGCGCTCATCGAGGATATCCGGAGCCGGCTGCCCGTGGATCCGCCGGAGCGGCGGATCGAATGGGCGCTCGGGGACCTGCCCCACGTCACCGCGGATCCGGTGCTGATTCGGCTCGTCTTCGAAAACCTGCTAGACAATGCCGTGAAATATACCCGCCCCCGGAACAAGGCCCGCATCGAGGTCGGCTCAACGCGCAAGGATGGGGAGACGATCTTTTTCGTGCGGGACAACGGCGTCGGGTTCGATATGAAATACATCGACAAGCTGTTCGGCGTCTTCCAGCGTCTGCACCGGATCGAGGAGTTCGAGGGAACCGGGATCGGGCTGGCCAATGTTCGCCGCATTGTCGAGAGACATGGAGGCCGGGCCTGGGCCGAAGGTGCGCTCGATCAGGGAGCGACCTTCTTCATCGCCCTGCCGGATCACAACGAAGGAGCCGCGTGAATGGCGGAGTTGAAACCGATCCTTCTGGTGGAGGACAACCCGAAGGATCTCGAATTGACCCTGGCCGCCCTGGAGCAGAGCCAGCTCGCCAACGAGGTCGTGGTGGTGCGCGACGGCGTGGAGGCCCTCGATTTCCTGTATCGCCGCGGGGCGCATGCGAACCGCAACACCAGCGACCCTGCCGTGGTCCTGCTCGATCTCAAGCTGCCGAAGGTCGACGGGCTGGAAGTGCTGGAAACGGTCAAGGCCGATCCCGCGCTACGGCATACCCCGGTCGTCATGCTGACCTCGTCGCGGGAGGAGAGCGATCTCGTGCGCAGCTACGAGCTCGGCGTCAATGCCTTCGTGGTCAAGCCGGTGGGCTTTCGCGAATTCTTCGACGCGATCCAGGATCTCGGCGTCTTCTGGGCCATCCTCAACGAACCGCCGCCGCCGCCCAACGGTCGTTAGAGGCGCCGATGGATCGCGCTTCCGCCAACCATCCCGATCGAGCTTTACGCATCCTCCTCCTGGAGGACAGCGCGCTCGATGCCGAGCTGGTGACCGAGGCCCTGCTCGCGGCCGATCTTCGTATCGCTCTGGAACGCGTGGTGTCGGCCGAGGAATTCACGGATGCCATTCACGGCGGGCATTGGGATCTGATCCT
Protein-coding regions in this window:
- a CDS encoding biliverdin-producing heme oxygenase is translated as MTLLERLKIETRPAHDRIEAAIDLDRRIASRNAYRDLLIRFYGFHKAWESDAAELAHDQTFFRARCKTQLLAKDLAALGLEPDEIEALPQCRPLMPLRAPEAVLGSMYVVEGSTLGGTIIAHEVERRLGLNAETGCAYFRSYGRETAAMWKSFGAVLLEASSPEADDIIVASAQKTFDVMHHWLCVAP
- a CDS encoding ABC transporter permease, which produces MSSLRPHLSLDRLGSVIAVLIGVALFASPFVIYRANRIVAGEGRMLTAALPPAGALGIIAVGVGVALCAALVRNPLPRLAAAILGLVTVFPAVGWSAGFVTPAGNTFVRVSPSLGFWLLALAFALLAADALTRLRLGPWARLAAIAVAAGAIALLLLSGAWNDLSLLKEYANRADSFWQEARQHLWLAFGSMAAACLVGLPLGILAHRFRRLRTAILQVLNIVQTVPSIALFGILIAPLGYLATHVPLAAALGIRGIGAAPAFIALFLYSLLPVVANTVTGLNQVPAAVTDAARGMGLSVRQRLWQVELPLALPVMLAGIRIALVQNIGLATVAALIGGGGFGTFVFQGIGQTAIDLVLLGALPTVALSFVTAIVFDAIIDLTRRGPK
- a CDS encoding ATP-binding protein, which translates into the protein MTQQIPQDLDLDACAREPIHIPGSIQPHGMLLAIRLSDRTIAYASANITDTFGLDPDAILRQPLAQILPALSAEFEADLADPPQAGSTRTLRTVRVGTSEGVLPYEAAISRSGECAIIELEAPPSGTLSSIDMLYPTLRRFVDQLQGASTIDILCRLAAQDIRRMTGFDRVLIYRFDEQWNGTVIAEDRNEVLPSYLDLRFPASDIPAQARDLYRRNRQRIIPDANYTPVPIQSRSADPLDLSDSVLRSVSPVHLEYMRNMGTLASMSISILRDGDLWGLISCHNKEPKRVSLQVRNACDFLTQIFSLQLEARENTALAENRVRLGTVQTRLLAHMAAEDHFIAGLVNHPEDLMLLAGAQGAAVLTQDRCWRLGLTPGEEQVKALFQWLSEHHQEDVFATDRLPQVYPAAQAFADKASGLVAISISKAHASYVLWFRPEVVQTVKWSGNPQKAVQEEAGSIRLHPRRSFEIWKETVRERSLPWDTSEIEAVKELRNAIVGIVLRRAEELAALSEELRRSNKELEAFSYSVSHDLRAPFRHIVGYSELLKKQEGAELSEKGRRYVDTIIDSAYTAGTLVDNLLRFSHMGRTALKPRPVDVTALIEDIRSRLPVDPPERRIEWALGDLPHVTADPVLIRLVFENLLDNAVKYTRPRNKARIEVGSTRKDGETIFFVRDNGVGFDMKYIDKLFGVFQRLHRIEEFEGTGIGLANVRRIVERHGGRAWAEGALDQGATFFIALPDHNEGAA
- a CDS encoding ABC transporter ATP-binding protein, whose translation is MIEIEHLTKRYGETIVVDDVSFRVEEGTIAVVVGTSGAGKSTLLRMINRLVEPSAGRVLIDGRDTLSIPEDELRHSIGYVIQGYGLFPHRTVSQNIATVPRLLGWDRKRIAARVEELLDLFQLDPAEFAGKFPHELSGGQQQRVGVARALAAKPALLLMDEPFGALDPVIRGKAQEDLLAIQRRLGATIVLVTHDMNEAFHLGGRIAVMDQARLLQYAAPAELLTHPAAPFVEQLTGTAERPFRLLSLIRVQEAVEPGGAEGDALSLTTTLHDALARLIGLGKQALPVIDASGNAVGRISVEGILARGRLPA
- a CDS encoding response regulator, whose protein sequence is MAELKPILLVEDNPKDLELTLAALEQSQLANEVVVVRDGVEALDFLYRRGAHANRNTSDPAVVLLDLKLPKVDGLEVLETVKADPALRHTPVVMLTSSREESDLVRSYELGVNAFVVKPVGFREFFDAIQDLGVFWAILNEPPPPPNGR
- a CDS encoding ABC transporter permease, yielding MSARGLILRAAALFLLVAFITAPQLFAFAFRPLTVNNAPAIYDHGSLLSLTLSHLRTVFLATLASTVLAVGLGIFVTRPSGQEFLPLSRSLVNIGQTFPPVAVLAIAVPLVGFGEKPTFIALFLYGLLPIFENTLAGLTEVPPQALEAAKGMGMNARQRLLQVELPLALPVILTGIRLSVIIGLGTATIGSTVAAKGLGEVIIAGLQSNNVAFVLQGGLVVALLAVLIHDGMGMGERAVARRLGRPADEVA